In Betta splendens chromosome 19, fBetSpl5.4, whole genome shotgun sequence, the following proteins share a genomic window:
- the foxi1 gene encoding forkhead box protein I1, with protein sequence MNAFGHQPSTQQSSPIQHHSPQELLDMAVYCDNYGVYQQNLHHHHAQRPPTHASSYGLGEYTSPSTNPYLWLNGPGINSSPYLPGNGSSSYIQSGYGSNQRQFLPPPAGFGGADLGWLSISSQQELFKMVRPPYSYSALIAMAIQNAQDKKLTLSQIYQYVADNFPFYKKSKAGWQNSIRHNLSLNDCFKKVARDEDDPGKGNYWTLDPNCEKMFDNGNFRRKRKRRAELAGAGGASPPLKADEAAHKLSDTAGLLSPSPPSLRGSPASTEPKSSPSPSAEHSPCFSNFVANVNSLLAAGGGADAPRGGAERDYGGAHLGVLTQNPPRDGASGLGSYSPTLISSLNSDNGRMNYYTSVQSLNHFSVNNLIYSREGTEV encoded by the exons ATGAACGCTTTTGGACACCAACCATCTacccagcagagcagccccATTCAGCACCACAGCCCCCAGGAGCTCCTGGACATGGCCGTGTACTGCGACAACTACGGCGTGTACCAGCAgaacctccaccaccaccacgcgcAGAGGCCGCCCACGCACGCGTCCAGCTACGGCCTCGGGGAGTACACGTCCCCGTCCACGAACCCCTACCTGTGGCTGAACGGGCCGGGCATCAACTCCTCTCCCTATCTTCCCGGCAACGGCAGCTCGTCCTACATCCAGTCCGGATACGGGTCGAACCAGAGGCAGTTCCTGCCGCCTCCCGCCGGCTTCGGTGGAGCGGACCTGGGCTGGCTGTCCATCTCCAGCCAGCAGGAGCTGTTTAAGATGGTGCGGCCGCCGTACTCGTACTCGGCGCTGATCGCCATGGCCATACAGAACGCACAGGACAAGAAGCTGACCCTGAGTCAGATCTACCAGTACGTGGCCGACAACTTCCCCTTCTACAAGAAGAGCAAAGCTGGCTGGCAGAACTCCATCCGACACAACCTGTCACTGAACGACTGCTTCAAAAAGGTGGCACGAGACGAGGACGACCCAG GCAAAGGCAACTACTGGACGCTGGACCCCAACTGCGAGAAGATGTTCGACAACGGCAACTTCAGGcgcaagaggaagaggagagcggAGCTGGCGGGCGCAGGCGGCGCGTCGCCGCCGCTCAAGGCGGACGAGGCGGCGCACAAGCTGTCCGACACCGCCGGCCTCCTGAGCCCGTCGCCGCCCAGCCTGCGCGGCTCCCCGGCGTCCACGGAGCCCAAGTCGTCCCCGTCGCCCTCCGCCGAGCACAGCCCGTGCTTCAGCAACTTCGTGGCCAACGTGAACTCCCTCCTggcggccggcggcggcgcggacgCGCCCCGCGGCGGCGCGGAGCGCGACTACGGCGGCGCGCACCTCGGGGTTCTGACCCAGAACCCGCCCAGAGACGGCGCGTCTGGACTGGGCTCATACTCACCCACCTTGATTTCCTCTCTGAACTCTGACAACGGCAGGATGAACTACTACACGTCGGTGCAGAGCCTCAACCATTTCAGTGTAAATAACCTCATCTACAGCCGGGAGGGAACAGAGGTGTAG